Proteins encoded by one window of Companilactobacillus ginsenosidimutans:
- a CDS encoding phage head-tail connector protein: MKSKLHTTEDVPSSLEFILFEVSIRRYNRMSNEGMTSYSQDGESITFSDDDFSGFENDITDYLKEHSENPLPTIKFVDPYSFGRKY, translated from the coding sequence TTGAAGTCTAAACTACATACCACAGAGGACGTGCCAAGCTCTTTGGAATTTATATTGTTTGAGGTGTCTATCAGACGATACAACCGCATGAGTAACGAGGGCATGACCTCTTATTCACAGGACGGAGAAAGTATTACGTTTAGTGATGATGACTTTTCGGGCTTTGAAAACGACATTACGGACTATTTGAAAGAACATTCAGAGAACCCGTTGCCTACGATCAAGTTTGTTGACCCGTATTCATTCGGGAGGAAATACTAA